In a genomic window of Flavobacteriales bacterium:
- the recN gene encoding DNA repair protein RecN → MLTRIAITNYLLIDSLELEWQQGLTAITGETGSGKSILIGALELALGARADAGLLRDPSKRCAIELELDLVGLGLGSWFATNELPYEENALLRRQLDPGGRSRAFVNDTPVRLEQLRELGERLIHIHSQHHTLLLNDARFQLGLVDQLAGQEGAVKELGVLFTDWRSAGHALDEARAEHQRAVAEADFVGFQLEELEQAAITEGEHSRIEDELRLAEHAGERAEAYRAIEEGASGDQGAAVLLQRLRALVSKAARIDPVLAGLLQRVEGAAIELKDVGAEAARLAASVEVDPGRAEMLRDRIDLLIRLQQKHRAPDEAGLINVLAELRQRASAVDDLSERCTALEKESQRLAAAYAKEAKAISLARTKAIKPLSNKVEALLHQLGMPHAVFQFDHRTGEPGPYGIDQVRALFTANKDRAPAPLDKVASGGELSRVMLALISLAAGSRDLPVVVFDEIDTGVSGEVADRVGALLSAMGKERQVIAITHLPQIASKASHHLQVTKDADGDRVRTAIAPLRQEERVEAIARMLSGRKVTEQALENARVLLEQR, encoded by the coding sequence ATGCTCACCCGTATCGCCATCACCAATTACCTGCTGATCGACTCCTTGGAGCTCGAATGGCAGCAGGGCCTCACGGCCATCACCGGTGAAACGGGCAGCGGCAAGAGCATCCTCATCGGAGCATTGGAGCTGGCCCTGGGCGCCCGAGCCGATGCTGGGCTTCTCCGCGACCCCAGCAAGCGATGCGCGATTGAACTGGAGCTTGATCTCGTTGGCCTCGGCCTCGGATCGTGGTTCGCCACGAACGAATTGCCGTACGAGGAGAACGCATTGCTGCGGCGCCAGCTCGACCCCGGCGGTCGCTCCCGCGCCTTTGTGAACGATACGCCCGTTCGCCTCGAGCAACTGCGCGAACTGGGCGAGCGCCTCATCCACATCCACAGCCAGCACCACACGCTGTTGCTGAACGATGCGCGCTTCCAACTCGGTCTGGTCGATCAATTGGCCGGTCAGGAAGGAGCCGTGAAGGAGCTTGGCGTCCTGTTCACCGATTGGCGCTCAGCCGGGCATGCATTGGATGAAGCCCGCGCCGAGCATCAGCGCGCGGTGGCCGAGGCCGACTTCGTGGGCTTCCAACTCGAGGAATTGGAACAAGCCGCCATCACCGAGGGGGAGCATTCGCGCATCGAGGACGAACTGCGCCTTGCGGAGCATGCCGGCGAGCGAGCCGAAGCCTATCGCGCCATCGAGGAAGGCGCGTCGGGGGATCAAGGCGCGGCTGTGCTGTTGCAACGCTTGCGCGCCTTGGTCTCGAAGGCAGCGCGCATCGATCCGGTGCTTGCCGGACTGCTGCAACGCGTTGAGGGGGCGGCCATCGAATTGAAGGATGTGGGCGCAGAGGCCGCGCGGCTGGCCGCGTCGGTGGAAGTGGATCCCGGCCGTGCCGAAATGTTGCGCGACCGCATCGACCTGCTCATCCGCTTGCAGCAGAAGCACCGCGCTCCGGATGAGGCCGGCTTGATCAATGTCCTCGCGGAGCTTCGCCAGCGCGCATCGGCCGTGGATGACCTGAGCGAGCGATGCACAGCGCTGGAGAAGGAATCGCAGCGGCTCGCGGCTGCGTACGCGAAGGAGGCCAAGGCCATCTCATTGGCGCGCACCAAGGCCATCAAGCCTTTGTCGAACAAGGTGGAAGCGCTGCTGCATCAGCTCGGCATGCCGCACGCCGTGTTCCAGTTCGATCACCGCACCGGAGAGCCTGGGCCCTATGGCATCGATCAGGTGCGCGCGCTCTTCACCGCCAACAAGGACCGCGCGCCGGCACCCTTGGACAAGGTGGCCAGCGGGGGGGAACTGAGCCGTGTGATGCTCGCGCTCATCTCATTGGCCGCCGGGTCGCGCGATCTGCCCGTTGTGGTCTTCGATGAGATCGATACCGGGGTGAGCGGCGAAGTGGCCGACCGTGTCGGGGCGCTGCTGTCGGCGATGGGGAAGGAGCGGCAAGTGATCGCCATCACCCATCTGCCGCAGATCGCGAGCAAGGCCTCGCATCATCTCCAGGTGACCAAGGATGCCGACGGCGATCGGGTTCGCACGGCGATCGCACCGCTGCGGCAGGAAGAGCGCGTGGAGGCCATCGCACGCATGCTCAGCGGGCGCAAGGTCACGGAGCAGGCGCTGGAGAACGCGCGGGTGCTGCTGGAACAGCGTTAA
- a CDS encoding trypsin-like peptidase domain-containing protein, which yields MRILRTAVLSGLLAATSAANAQIEHGGIPLTIARGADLPLIEGTTLAAPDLAELAAQDALNDLDKGIPYRFGYNHAVDFDLGNSGTWGLLEDGTRIWRMEIECPGAISINFEFNEYHLPLGARVFVINGHGEHIGAFTHENSVGGVLGVQPMRGDRIIVEYQVPAKGPIGRLRIGQVTHGYRDVFGYARALGESGSCNNNVVCPEGDPWDDQIRSVAMIVVSGNGICTGTLLNNCAQNGTPYFLTARHCLPSPVTNVSTWVFRFNWQSSVCNQNLNGPTNQTVSGATHLVNNAGSDVALLQLSSAPPSSYGVYYSGWDRSGTAPTSSTCIHHPSGDIKKISFDVNAATTATYGSATCWRIAAWEDGTTEPGSSGSGLWNQSKRIIGQLYGGEASCSNNVNDYFGKFSTSWTSLSTYLGSCGNTLDGWDPNAATLALDAQITGINGASGNNCSGTISPTVTVRNGGLTTLTSFQLAWSISGGASGSIPWTGSLISGASTNVAIGTVSLPAGYLTFTATVSAPNGGTDQNLANNTANSNITYGPNSLTLQLNLDRYGSETTWVIRNGSDILASGGPYATQAANGVYPQPPIVVCVPNGCHELVVYDSWGDGICCAFGAGSFTLLDAQNNTLVSNSNFTGASVTHPFCVTQSILAAPKVFLEGPYGTGPIMSDALRAAALIPATEPFTALSFTHVGSGGETINANVLSTTGNNAIVDWVFLQLRNATAGYPVIATRCALVQRDGDVVDMDGTSAVSFTAPAGNYHVAVLHRNHLGAMTATTRALSGTATVVDFTVPGTTTYGTDARKAIGAVQVLWSGNCNADNTLAYTGSPNDRDPILVRIGGSVPTNTVNGYYLEDVNMDGVVSYTGTLNDRDPILVNIGGSVPTNTRVQQLP from the coding sequence ATGCGCATCCTGAGAACCGCAGTCCTTTCCGGCCTCCTTGCAGCGACATCGGCTGCCAACGCGCAAATCGAACATGGCGGAATTCCATTGACCATCGCGCGCGGCGCTGACCTGCCGCTGATCGAAGGCACCACCCTGGCAGCACCGGACCTTGCAGAGCTCGCCGCACAGGACGCCCTGAACGACCTGGACAAGGGGATCCCCTACCGCTTCGGTTACAACCATGCAGTCGATTTCGACCTTGGGAACAGCGGGACTTGGGGACTGCTGGAGGATGGCACCCGTATTTGGCGCATGGAGATCGAATGCCCGGGTGCGATCAGCATCAACTTCGAGTTCAACGAATACCACCTTCCCTTGGGCGCGCGCGTGTTCGTGATCAACGGCCATGGAGAGCATATCGGCGCCTTCACGCACGAGAACAGCGTGGGTGGCGTGCTGGGTGTGCAACCCATGCGTGGCGACCGCATCATCGTAGAGTACCAGGTACCCGCCAAAGGCCCCATAGGCCGGCTTCGCATCGGGCAGGTCACCCACGGCTACCGGGATGTATTCGGCTATGCCCGTGCACTGGGCGAGAGCGGCTCATGCAACAACAACGTGGTGTGCCCGGAGGGCGATCCGTGGGACGACCAGATCCGCAGCGTGGCCATGATCGTGGTGAGCGGCAACGGCATCTGCACAGGCACCTTGCTCAACAACTGCGCGCAGAATGGAACTCCATACTTCCTCACCGCGCGGCACTGCCTGCCCAGCCCGGTCACCAACGTGAGCACCTGGGTGTTCCGCTTCAACTGGCAGAGCTCCGTATGCAACCAGAACCTCAATGGCCCCACGAACCAGACCGTGAGCGGCGCCACGCACCTGGTGAACAACGCTGGAAGCGACGTGGCCCTGCTGCAATTGAGCAGCGCGCCCCCATCGAGCTATGGCGTTTACTACAGCGGATGGGACCGGAGCGGCACGGCGCCCACCAGCAGCACCTGCATCCACCACCCCAGCGGCGACATCAAGAAGATCAGCTTCGATGTGAACGCGGCAACAACCGCCACATACGGGAGCGCCACTTGCTGGCGGATCGCCGCTTGGGAGGATGGCACCACCGAGCCCGGCAGCAGCGGCAGCGGCCTGTGGAACCAGAGCAAGCGCATCATCGGCCAGCTCTATGGCGGCGAAGCGAGCTGCAGCAACAATGTGAACGATTACTTCGGCAAGTTCTCCACGAGCTGGACCTCACTCTCCACCTACCTCGGCAGCTGCGGCAACACGCTCGACGGCTGGGACCCCAATGCCGCCACCCTCGCCCTCGATGCGCAGATCACCGGCATCAACGGTGCGAGCGGCAACAACTGCTCAGGCACGATCAGCCCCACCGTCACCGTGCGCAACGGCGGCCTCACCACGCTCACCAGCTTCCAGCTCGCCTGGTCCATCAGCGGCGGCGCATCGGGCAGCATCCCTTGGACGGGCAGCTTGATCAGCGGCGCGAGCACCAACGTGGCCATCGGCACGGTGAGCCTGCCTGCCGGCTACCTCACGTTCACAGCCACGGTGAGCGCGCCCAACGGCGGCACCGACCAGAACCTGGCCAACAACACCGCTAACAGCAACATCACGTACGGCCCGAACTCGCTCACCTTGCAACTGAACCTTGATCGCTATGGATCCGAAACGACCTGGGTGATCCGCAATGGCTCGGATATCTTGGCCAGTGGGGGGCCTTACGCGACCCAGGCTGCGAACGGGGTGTATCCGCAGCCACCGATCGTGGTGTGCGTGCCGAACGGCTGCCATGAGCTCGTTGTGTACGATAGTTGGGGCGATGGAATCTGCTGCGCTTTCGGAGCCGGGAGCTTCACACTGCTCGATGCGCAGAACAACACGCTCGTGAGCAACTCGAACTTCACCGGAGCCTCCGTCACGCACCCCTTCTGCGTCACGCAATCGATCCTGGCAGCGCCTAAGGTCTTCCTTGAAGGTCCATACGGAACCGGACCGATCATGAGCGATGCATTGCGTGCCGCAGCGCTGATCCCTGCAACCGAGCCTTTCACCGCGCTCAGCTTCACGCATGTCGGAAGCGGCGGGGAGACCATCAATGCCAATGTGCTGAGCACCACCGGCAATAACGCCATCGTCGATTGGGTGTTCCTGCAATTGCGGAACGCGACCGCAGGATATCCGGTGATCGCAACGCGTTGCGCACTCGTGCAGCGCGATGGCGATGTGGTTGACATGGATGGGACGAGCGCCGTGTCATTCACAGCTCCTGCAGGCAACTACCATGTGGCCGTGCTGCACCGGAACCACCTCGGCGCAATGACCGCCACGACGCGCGCGCTCAGCGGCACCGCCACCGTGGTCGACTTCACCGTGCCAGGCACCACCACCTATGGCACCGATGCGCGTAAGGCCATTGGGGCGGTGCAGGTGCTTTGGAGCGGGAACTGCAACGCCGATAACACCCTCGCTTATACCGGAAGCCCCAACGACCGGGACCCGATCCTCGTCCGCATCGGGGGCAGCGTTCCAACCAACACGGTGAACGGCTATTACTTGGAGGATGTGAACATGGATGGCGTGGTCAGTTACACAGGCACGCTCAACGATCGCGACCCCATCCTGGTGAACATCGGTGGCAGCGTGCCCACGAACACAAGGGTCCAACAGCTGCCCTAA
- a CDS encoding SDR family oxidoreductase: MAIGLLNGKRGIISGALNEMSIAWKVAELAHAEGARFVLTNAPVAMRMGEINKLADATGSAVIGADATNDADLEKLFAEATAKLGGPVDFLLHSIGMSPNVRKGRKYDDLNYEWYKQTLDVSAMSFHRMLQAAHKADAIAQGGSVVALTYIAAQRVFPDYGDMADAKALLESIGRGWGYRLGKAKGIRVNTVSQSPTLTTAGTGIKGFDGFFGFAQEMSPLGNAPAEDCARFCLALFSDYTRCITMQNLFHDGGFSSTGVTPEVMAKFVKEA, translated from the coding sequence ATGGCCATCGGACTCCTCAACGGCAAGCGCGGCATCATCAGCGGCGCCCTCAATGAAATGAGCATCGCGTGGAAGGTGGCCGAGCTGGCGCACGCCGAAGGTGCGCGCTTCGTGCTCACCAATGCCCCGGTGGCCATGCGCATGGGTGAGATCAACAAGCTGGCCGATGCTACCGGGAGCGCGGTGATCGGCGCCGATGCCACCAACGATGCCGATCTGGAGAAGCTCTTCGCAGAAGCCACCGCCAAGCTCGGCGGCCCGGTGGATTTCCTGCTGCATAGCATCGGCATGAGCCCCAACGTGCGCAAGGGCCGCAAGTACGATGATCTGAACTACGAGTGGTACAAGCAGACCCTCGATGTGAGCGCCATGAGCTTCCATCGCATGCTGCAAGCCGCGCACAAGGCCGATGCCATCGCGCAAGGCGGCTCCGTGGTGGCCCTTACGTATATCGCGGCGCAGCGGGTGTTCCCCGACTACGGCGACATGGCCGATGCCAAGGCGCTGCTTGAGAGCATCGGTCGCGGTTGGGGCTATCGCCTGGGCAAGGCCAAGGGCATCCGCGTGAACACCGTGAGCCAGAGCCCGACGCTCACCACCGCTGGCACAGGCATCAAGGGCTTTGATGGATTCTTCGGCTTCGCGCAGGAGATGAGTCCGCTTGGCAATGCGCCCGCTGAGGATTGCGCCCGCTTCTGCCTTGCCCTCTTCAGCGACTACACGCGCTGCATCACCATGCAGAACCTCTTCCACGATGGCGGTTTCAGCAGCACCGGCGTCACCCCGGAGGTGATGGCCAAGTTCGTGAAGGAAGCGTAG
- a CDS encoding universal stress protein — MKKILVPTDFSAPASNALEAAVQLAKKHGASIHLLHAVDVPSTWQDGQFSTAVLANKPTKAQHDLYPEARQRVGAARQQLEVTTMALQKRGVKSAYTLAPNAVWKEVVDATSKLSADLVVMGTHGAGALEEAFLGSHAQRVIRYCRAPVLTIRHKWAGRAERVALLADPMEKGTEKQLNRLMAILEGPRTRFHLVRVNTPGRFQDTRTSFAQLEALAKKLASAVNLHVVDHFSPQEGGIDFAVGESMDLIAMATHGRTGANAFLNPSVAETIANRNPLPTLTLRVGS; from the coding sequence ATGAAGAAGATCCTCGTTCCCACCGATTTCAGCGCCCCCGCGAGCAATGCGCTCGAAGCGGCCGTTCAACTGGCCAAGAAGCATGGGGCAAGCATCCATTTGCTGCACGCCGTGGATGTGCCCAGCACATGGCAGGATGGGCAGTTCAGCACCGCAGTGCTTGCTAACAAGCCAACCAAGGCCCAGCATGATCTTTACCCGGAGGCACGGCAGCGTGTAGGCGCAGCAAGGCAGCAATTGGAGGTGACGACGATGGCTTTGCAGAAGCGCGGCGTGAAATCAGCTTACACGTTGGCGCCGAACGCGGTCTGGAAGGAAGTGGTTGACGCGACCTCCAAGCTCAGCGCCGACCTCGTTGTGATGGGCACGCACGGAGCAGGCGCTCTTGAGGAAGCCTTCCTCGGGAGTCACGCCCAGCGCGTGATCCGGTATTGCAGAGCACCTGTGCTCACTATCCGGCACAAGTGGGCCGGGCGCGCGGAACGAGTAGCATTGCTGGCCGATCCGATGGAGAAAGGGACCGAAAAGCAGCTGAACCGCCTGATGGCGATCCTTGAAGGGCCACGCACGCGTTTCCACCTTGTTCGCGTGAACACCCCCGGCCGCTTCCAAGACACGCGCACGAGCTTCGCGCAACTCGAAGCGCTGGCGAAGAAGCTCGCCTCGGCGGTCAATCTGCATGTTGTCGATCACTTCAGTCCCCAAGAAGGGGGCATTGATTTCGCCGTGGGCGAGAGCATGGATCTGATCGCAATGGCGACGCATGGTCGTACAGGCGCCAACGCGTTCCTGAATCCAAGCGTGGCGGAAACCATCGCCAACCGAAATCCACTGCCCACGCTGACGCTGCGGGTCGGTTCGTGA